The DNA window TATTCGGAACGAGGCCCAAACATTGTtatgtaataatttgattttttttaattaattttttaatatttttaaattatcttgatattaaaaaataaaaaatattattttaatatatttctaaataaaaaatattttaaaaatcagtttAAGCTAATAGTGAAAAACAGCGTCAGTGCTTGAAGTTTTCTGAAAAGAAACTTAACTGGATTGTCATCATCAGTCTAAGTGGTCATGGTTCCTGATCTTGTGGGACGTCCTGATTAATGGCTTTGAGCTGTGACTCTGCGAGGCTCAAGAAACAACAGGTTTCATGGAAGACTGTTTGGAAGATACAGGATAAAAGACAGAGAGACTGGCTGTAAAAATGATGTGATTTGATCGATACTGTTTGTCTCCAAAATGTTCATAAAATTGATGTCTTACACAGACGCTAAAACAATCTAAATGATAATAGACACGCGATCATTTTGCCCTTGCACCATTGCAAGATGTTTGCCTGAGCGTGTTTCCACAGGTTTAGCCTTTTGAATGTAGTCGGTTTGATTATTCAACTGCCATTTCATGACCTTAGGAAGGAATTGCACCGTCTCAGCAATATTAACGGCTACTATTTCCATTCaactaatttttgaaaattttgtaacTGTATAAAGAGGagttataaaattgaaagatcaCAATCCCCCCTCTTCTCTATCTCCCTCATTAtctttacaaaacaaaaaaaaactatttcaagtGTTTCTTGATCTTCACTTCACAACTCCAACAAACACGTATCAGAAGTGAAAGAGCGATagaaggagaaagagagatAGCGAAAGGATGCATTGGTCTCTTTTGTAGAAAGCAGAGAGAGCCATACGTTTCTCCAAGGTTTTAACCAGACCccacttttgttttctttctattcttCTTGATTCTCGTggtttcttttagttttagtaGAACTTTTGGGGGATTCTTGAATTGCCTCGACTTCCCAAACCATTTCTTTAggttagttttttgttttcttttccaaaacGCTTTTTGTTAAAATCGGAGAATTTTCACGGCTTTGTAGAATTTGATAGCCGTTGTTTAACTTTTATGTGCTGTTCATGATGGGTTTGACATGAACTGTTGAGGGTTTCTTTGCCATGATTTCTCAAAATTGTTTCTTTGATGGTTTCTTCAAGAttgtttcttttctcctttccaGAAAACCCTTTTCTGAAATTAGTGAATTTTCTTAGTTTTGTAGAATTTCATACCCATGAATATTTTGTGTACTGTTCTTGATGGGTTTACTTTTTGCGCGCGTCTTTGTCACTGTCATTATCTATATCTTTAGATTTCTTCGAGAACAGGataaatttatctaaaaatagttaattttctATGTCATTTAGATCTCTTGGAGGAAGAATTCTTCAGAATCTCAAGATATTTTAAGTGCTTAATCGAATATTGAATCCATTTAGGAGGTATACAGCGTTTTCTTTTGCCATTCTTGATCAGTAGATATTCAGATTCCCGCATtacttatatttttctaaaaaataagtttattgcAGGTGGTTTTTGCAAAATTCTTGCAAATATGAATGATCTAATGACAAGATCGTTCTTAAGTTATGTGGAACTGAAGAAACAATCCCAAAAAGACCTTAAAGCCGAACTCGACATCGAATCAGGCCAGCTAAACCCCACAGATGAACCAAACCTCTCTCAGTTCTTCCGTGAAGTCAATGAAATCAAGATCGAAATGGAAGAGATTACCAATCTCTTGTTTAATCTTCAAACCCTTAATGAAGAGTCAAAGTCTACTCACAGTGCCAAAGTTCTTCGTGGCGTTAGAGACAGAATGGAATCAGACATAGCTGCAGTTCTTAGAAAGGCCAAGATTGTGAAGGCAAGACTAGAATCACTAGACAGATCCAATATATCGAATTGCAAAGTCTCAGAATTGTATAGAGAAGGGAGTCCTGTTGATAGGACAAGGATATCAGTCACCAATGGCTTGAGAGTTAAACTTAGGGAGATTATGAATGAGTTTCAGATCCTGAGAGAGAAAATTTTTTCAGATTACAAAGATGATCTGAAAAGAAGATACTACACTGCAGCTGGAGAGGAACCAAGTGCAGAGGTGATCGAAAAGATTATTTCAGGAGGAGGGGGAGTTCAGATGTTTGAAGGGAAAGGAGTGATGGACTTGAAGAGTAAAGAGAAACATGAGGCTGTAATGGATATACAGAGAAGCTTGAAAAGGCTGCATCAGGTGTTTCTTGATATGGCTGTTCTTATTGAAACTCAGGGAGAGAAGATGGATGATATTGAAGAGAATGTCGCCAAAGCAAGTAATTTTGTAAGTGGTGGAACAAACAGTCTTTACTATGCCAatcagatgaagaagaaaaggaagacatGGTGTTTATGGGTTTTGGCTGTGGTGGTGATCATAATTTTGGTTTGCATTATATCTACGTTGGCTACTTGAGAGAGCAGGGAGGGGAACTATTTGAGGACTGTCTAGTGatagttgtttttgtttctagtTGCTTGCCTGTAAATTCATGTctagtagatttttttaatagttcaGAAGGGATCTCTGACTACTTTACAGCTTTAGATGGCTTTTTGAGTAGTTGAATCGTGAATGTGGTTGTCATTTAGCTAGATAGATTTTGAGGTTCCGTTAATTTGTCACCAATGTTTCATTAAGCAAAATttaggagaaacattttatgaATGGCGTGTCTACTTATTCCTGTGTTGTTCTTCCCTTGATTGATTGTTGATTTAGGCATTTCTGTATCAAATTCCTCATTCTAATCTACCTTAGAGTGCTTTGAGCGATGAGCAATGGATTCTGAACTTATTTCTTGAGAAATGCTGAATTTAGCATCTCATGAATGGAACAGATCAATGCTTCTGATGCTTTTTAGCCTTCTAAATCAAATTCTTTCGGCTGGCTGTGATACTAATCCAGACGGATCACATTTACTTTTTAGCCTTTTGAATCAATCTCTTCCTGTGTGTTACAGTTTGGCAAAGATTTTCTGCAGAGATTCAAATTGTTACACGGATGGTACGTTGGACTGACAGTTGTTTTCACCGTTATTCCGGGCTTTTTAAACTGAGTTCCTTGAACTCCAACTTTGATCTCATAACCTAAGTTGTTTAATCATTTTATGCCTCTGGACGAGTCTGGACTCTTTTAAATGGTAAAAACTAAGGTTAACAGCAAGCAAAGAATGGAGAGCAAACCTGAAGAATATTATACCAGTACCTACCATATGTAAcgatcaagaacaaaattattAGCCATATGCTACTGTTGAGCAGCGAGATCTTCATCTGAAAATTATGCTTGGTTGTATTTATAGCAAAAGCCATAAAAGTTGCTAGTAAAATGCATGTTTGACAACAACAGCTCCTGAACGGGCTGACaacttgattttgatgaaatagCTAGTTAAAATTGATAATCAAAGTGGCAACCAGCCAAAAGCATGACATCCAATGGAGGCACATAAACAAATATTTCCATCGTGCGTTTACAACCTTGTCAAGATTGTTAGAAGACAATCTAGAGCTAAGCAATACAAGAAATATCATCGCCGGAAAGTTCATCAGCTTTCTATAACTAGGAAAGCAATTCAATGGTATTCATTCAGAGTCAAATGTGGCAAAAACCATCTCTGCACAGTACATGTTCAAGCATGGAATAAATTAAGTAAATCCAAGCCTAAATGTCAAGCATGCCTCGTGCTAGATACCATCCCAGAGATCAGGCTCCTAGCTTCCTCTTGCTctccaaattatagcaacataACTAAATGCCTCTGTGGTTCTGACAAAATAAGCTGACTGAACAAGAACATTATCACAGGATATGCTAATGGAAGTGAACAATGGAATTCCCACATCATGTACCAGGCATTTAGTtatgttgctataatttggagAGCAAGAGGAAGCCAGGAGCATTATCACAGGATATGCTAATGGAAGTGAACAATGGAATGCCCACATCGTGTGCCATTGCATTAGGATGTGCTGCTATTCATTTCAACAAAATGCTAACGCCCTTCATTGATGTATGTATTACTGATAAGGAAAGAGTGAGGGACAATGACTACAACAGCCGCTGCGTTTAGGCCTTTCATTTACATAACCTTATAAATGACATTGCGAAGAAAATTAAACACCGTTATTGCTTTATAATGGAAAGTTTGGCAAAACTGGAAACAggaatcaaatgaaaaaaaagtaggaCGATGGTATTATTCTACAAAAGCTGAAAACAAAAGGCAGCTATCCTTCAGTCAATGCTAAGATGCTGCTTAGCTGTCCAGGACTGCTGAGGCTCTAGCTGGACATTTCCAATCTGCAGTTTACAAGTGAAAAACACAATCCCCTTTTTAGAAAATTCACCACACCACACAAATATTCATCAGGAAAGGCAACTAGAAGTTGTTTGGTATATCGCATTGCTAGATAGAGGAATTTAGTACGCAATCATAGCTGCCCAGAACTAGGAATCAGAAAGATAAAACTCAACTTTCATGATGCTTGGCAATTATGGAAGTTGGCAGTTATATTACAAGAAGGTAATATTTCAATACCTGTGCATTTTCAACACAAACAAAATCTTTGTAGCATGCTTCCATCTGCAGATGCGGGTTCCACAAAACAGTATCTGACCAACTGCAGGGGTCAAAAGGACAGCAATGTAAAATATATGAATACGCAAGTGAAACAAGAGAAATCATGGGGAtggcaaaacaagaaaatcaaatgaaCTTCCAATTCATACTTTGTATTCTTGATAGTTATTACATCGCCCAAGCCATTATCTAGCTGCAACTCACTTGGAGCATCAAGATAAACTCGGTCTACAAATCCAGGGAAAATCACCACATCCCTGCATTATTTACAGGACAATTAGAAAGTGCAGATATATCTCCTTATATTGAACAAATCACAGAAGAGGAGCCACTCACCTCCAACAGCCCAAAGACAACCATATGTTATTTTCAAAGAGAAAccaaaatcaatttgatatagGTTTTCTGTATGAAAGGTGTTTATAGAATGTTACTGACCTTTCTTCCTTGCCCTCCACTGGATTGGTAGGATCCAGCTCTTTGTCCAGGGTTTTGCAACCTTTCAAACCTTTCACAGATGCTCCTGTTACAGATGCCTGCATGATATCATCTTATCATTTACAATAAAGACCTGTATAGTTCACCAGGCCATCGGATTTTGCATAATTTTCGGTTTACAAGCATCTTTCTCTCATTGAACAACCAATAATCTCCTTCCAACAACACATAAAACTAACAATACTTAATCATAGAATGCCTGCTCCATTCCTCCAAATTCAAGGAGTTTTCCAAATCATTCCCTCGTATCAATAACTCCTATTCAGAGTCCCACATTTTCATTATGAGCAATGAAATTTACTAATTTTATCAGACCAGCAGAATAGCAGTTTGCTAAGCATGTAAAAAAGGACACTTACACTGAAGTATGTGTGCAAAGCACTAGTGAATGAAAATGGCTTGTTATCGGTATTTGTGATTGTCAGTTCTGTGGAAATGCTCTTTGAATTTAGAATGacctgaaaataattaaatgaaaagtagATGTTCAGTTGCAAATACATAAACCATAATTATTTTACACGACGCTGTCCAAAAGCTTATTAAAATAGCTGGACAACACCAAATGCCTGCTAGCACTGCTATATACTTGAATATATCTGTTATATTTGAGGTACATGAATCAGGAACAATTTATGTATTTGCTGTAGCCAAGCTTATTAATGTTTACACTACCTTGTATAGAGCTTGAAAACCGAAGTCCCACATGGAACGACTATAAGGACCATCCTTGAGCAAAAGGGTTACCACCGGATTGCCATCGGCATTATCAGAATCAACAACTGACCAATCCAAATTCCTAGCAAATCCATGCTATTAAGCACAGGCAACACATCCCCAAAGTTCAACAATATAGTTAAGGAACATAAACATAAAGTTAGACACATgaatttcagaaaacaaaagggCATCGTACCTGCTGAATAGCACCGGGGCCAAACTGTGGGAAACAATGTGGCACACCTCCACTGACCCAATAGCAAAGTAACAGTCAATACATATTGAATGTAAAGCCAACTGGGTCCTTTAAATGCTTAAAAAGAATACAGATTTATGAACCTGAttggttttttcttgttaaacaCAGCATCCGGCCTAACAAAAAGGAGGTCTTTTCCATTGGGAACTTTCCAAGATGTAAGGCAACCTCCAAATAGATATATCTCTGCCTCACTAAAATAAcccaataaacaaaaacaataaattcacaAACTTTATAACACAAATTCACAATATGTATTGAGAATGGTGTGTAGCTATATGTACTTACCTACCATGAGGAGAAGTGAGGACAACCTTGGGCAAGTTACCTTCACCTTCTGTGACTCTCACACCTACAGTTGTACTAGTTTCTTTATTTACACTTGCAAATGCCATTCCAGAGTATCTGTGTCGCatgaatttaacaaaaaacCCATCAGAActtgattaataaatcaaacaaataaacacaaaaatcaagaaaattaagcTACCCTTCAAGTATAAAGCCAAagtggattaattaattttgcaaGAAGTGAAAAGAGTGATGAGAGATTTAAGGAGAAGAGGGAGgaatagagagagaaatttcTCACCGGTTGACTCGGCGTAGGTTAAGGTTAGGAAGAGAAAATGACATAGAGACCATCgccattgtttcttttttcttaaccaGTTAAAACTGTGATGCAATGCAGTGCTACCACTTGAAACTTTGAGCCACACAGGTGGGAAACAGAACAGTGTCAGTGACTGGCTGTCTCTTCAACTGTCGAATGAGTTATGTTTGGCTCAGCAATTATCAGCATGCGTCATGTGATCGTTTATGCCGTCATCTGTGCTCTTCTTCTACATTCGGAtattcctttttcattttcatttttacaTTCGGATATTCCTTTTATCATAATTTTGGtggtatttaattattttattttattttgccaaTTTCTAGCGATATGTTGATATTTTAGGCTAATTCGTACAAATATCCACTTGAATCATAAGCGATTTTGATTGAccccataaattattatttttttaaataaaaaatggtcaAAAGTAAAccacctcaaattaaaaaatatcaattataaaaaaatttaaaatattcaagataAAATTACTATTAATATGAATAGTAAACCacctcaaatttttatttttattcacatctttttcttattagtttttttttcattggcattaatttttttatggagtcattttactttatatttaaCCATTGTagtttagttttataaaattaatgttagTTAAACcatgaaatgatatttaaattataaataataaaccactttaattttttttcatttacattattctttttttattgggatctttttttctttcacattttttttattaagaccttttatttctcatttaataattgtagtttaattttgtaaaattgatacTTAGTAAACCATGAaatgatatttgaaataataaaaatgaaaggtaatacaagatgaaataaattttaacaaaataataaaaatacaacacaAGATAAAGACATAATTCACTATGAATTATAATAGTtacttataatgtttttttttctataaatttttatcatttgactttttttattttcaatttaatcttttcatattaaagttggtttatttttgcatttcaaaaatattttagaaaaaaaatattttttaatttttttttgctttaaattaattttttttcctggtgtttttaaatcgttttgatgtgctgatgtcaaaaataaattttaaaaaataaattatatattatttcaatacatatccaaacaaaaaacactttgaaaaacaaccgctaccacgATACCAAACATGCTTAAATTGACTTGAGATTaagtttgatgttttgtttcgGTTTACTTTATACCAAGCTCTTacggtgttaaaaataaattttgttattgagTTAATGCttaatttagataaataaaacttaattttactgattcaaattaattaaaactttagagatctaatttcaaactaaaataaatattcaatctatttttctttaaaaaataacattgttatCTTAGTTTTACAACTTAATCTTTGATTgaaattaacatatttattattattttttagcgcatataatttttaatttattttattgaatgtatatttaaacttttttgtttatagttaaaaaatttcttaatgaTAAAAAACCGTTAACAgcttttgcattatttttttgcttcgaaaaaacaaaaaaaacactccaTCGATATCCTACTTTGTGGTAAGACGAAgcaattatcataaaaaatttaacccttaatagttgtgattttttaatgatattttagtagttttttttttttttttaagaaaaacatgtgAGACTTTCATTTAAATCGATCAAAATGGCGTATAATTTAAGGGTGTTGCTTGTACGTTTTAGtcgatatttatatataaaaaagttgtaCTACtcacatatatattatttaacagaaaattagataaaatataataaaagaatgtttgaaaattaaaataaaagaaaaataataattcacaaGGTGtaaatgaaaatgatttatatCTTAGAAGGCGAGTACAAATTGGGCATTGAATTCATGACTTCCATTAAAGGTGCATGAAGTTCAAGACAACATGGCTTGATTTTAGAAGGTCCTCTAACTGAGTAGATGGGAGTATATGGTAATTCTCGGAATGtggttttggttgttttttaaagtgtttattatattgaaatgtattaaaataatattttttttatttttttaaaattatttttaagattaacatatcaaaacgatctaaaaaataaaataaaaattaatttttaaaaaattaaattttaaaaaatataagttgaCTCGCGTTTCTAAACGCTCTCGTATTCTTTCCATGAAAAGGTCTCTaatgtaaatttaattttcacttCGATAAATTAATTCTATCAACTTCCCCAAAAAACATGACGAGCTAGGCAAAAGAAAGGCACACATGGTTTCTTCAACTATGAAGTGAAATTAAGAACATTACAAATAGCATATAGAAcatttactattaataatgagACAAGAGAGCGTGCAAGATTGATAAGAGTTTAAAGAATATTGGGATTTCCCAGATATCATACATTTGTGGAATTTCTTACAATTACATAAATTTGTGTCTCAAGTAGATCAGATCTTACATTTATTAGTCAATCTTTGTCCTCAAGAAACATCCTACAGCTTTTGCAGGAAGCAGCATGAGGGGATTATATTTTACATCTTCAACTGGCTTGTCAGATTTTACTGTAGCTTCAAAATGTCTAGCAAGGTGGAAGATCCTTAGGAGGAGGCAGAATAGATTGATCAGATCCAGGCCCTTCTTCTACCACAAATGCTGTTTTTAATCCCCACCCAGTATGCAGCTCCAAATGACAATGCATAAACCAAACACCTACGTACACacaatcaaacattaaaaaagaagaagaagaagcatcaGTTAACACTATAATGTAAACTATGTTCTACTTTATGCATTTTGCTTAAGATGTTAGATCATACCTGGATTATCTGCTCTAAACCGAATAGCAGTCCAGCCCCCAGTAGGGACACCAACTGTATTTCTCTCCACGGGATCAACCAGATTATATTTAGCTGGATCTTTAGCAGGATCGAAGTTTCCGATTCCTGTGCCAACAACAAAGAAGTTATAGCCGTGAAGATGGAATGGATGTGACTCAACTGTTAGCAAGTTGGTGTCTTGAAGAACAAGTTCCACAGTAGAATTAAATGCAATCTTGCTAAGCCTTGTCCCATGGACTGTTCCAAGACTTGCTGTAAGTGGTGCGCCAGTGTAGTTGAAAGGGGTGGGAGGCTTGTCGGGAAAATTGGTCTTAAATACTCCACTAATGTTGAAGTAATGAGCTTGAAGAAGTCCAATTTGAGGCATAACAAAAGAGATATTGTTCAAAGAAGCTAGGAGTCGTGTTCCGTTTACGCATGTGGGGCATGAATCTTTTCCGAAACCAACCGTGTAGAAGAGATTTCTGTCAACTTTAAGGGGTACATTTGCTGGAAACTGTGGAGTGTTCAAGCTTCTAAGCTTTCGGTTGTAGCCTAACGCGAATTCTGTATCATTAGATGCAGGCAATTGAGGGAAGGACGGGAGGACAGTGTTCGGGATTcctttgtattgcataattgcCGTGGCTGTTTTATTGTCTACAGGGAGTGGAACGTCCAAGAAAGCCCTAGTAGCCATGAAATATCTGCCTGGAACTTGGTTGGCTAGGACCAGAACATTTGTGGTCTGGCCAGGTGCAATTAGTATAGTTTGAGTGGTGAATGGCTTCGTATAAACTGCATCAACCTCCACTACTGTCATGTTGTGACCAGCTATGCCAAAGAAAAGCTCGTCGTTGAGGGCAGCATTGATGATTCTCAGGAGGTATGTCTTCCCTGATTCAATCTCCATTGCAAAAGTATCTAAAACAAGCATCAAATGAAATGAATGTCCTGTAATTAGCACTTCATGAATAGAAACCAACTTTGGCTTTAAGCATTCCCTAGTCATACTGTTATATTATACTATGGCTTTAAGCATTCTTTAGCTTATTTTGCTTACGTTTCTCAGAACACGGAAAGAGAGGTCCTGGCTTCCCGTTAATTGTGTGTGCATCTGACATATTTGGTGGCAAACCCATTTCAGTCCCTTGCTTTTCAACCTCTTCCACATCAGTGTTCCACCATTCCCCTAGAGCACACACCagcaaaaacatttataatcaACGATGCGACTATACATCATGGGAAGCataaggaaaataattttgatacgAAATAAAGTGCACATAGACTCCAACCTAAGAGAATAGGGACTTCCATATTTGGTTGTGGGAAAGGATATGGAGTTCCTTGTTTAGGCATAATGACAATTGCACCATAAACTGTAGCCCTTAACCAAAGAATATGTGCATGCCACCATAAGGTTCCTCTTTGTCCTGTTACATTGAAGTCATAAGTGTAGCTACTTCCAGTTTGGATTGGACATTGTGTTATATAAGCTGGTCCATCTGCCCAGCCATTGCGATATTGCTTCAGTCCATGCCTACAATGACAACCAATAATCATACTTATTCAACTGGGATTAATCCATAGAAATTTTCTCGTTAGTTCTGCATGTACAGTTAACAGTATGGATATCAGCATGATCCTACCAGTGAATAGACATGTTATATTGTGCATAATTAGTAACATTGACCATAACTCTATCTCCTTCTCTAACGTAAATAGTTGGCCCTGGAAACCTCCCATTTACAGTTACAATAGGTTTTGCATGGCACAATCTGCTCACATTCTTCACTTGAATCTGAGGGGAAAAAACACCAAATTGTATAAAAGTCGAATTTAATTATCATCCA is part of the Populus trichocarpa isolate Nisqually-1 chromosome 7, P.trichocarpa_v4.1, whole genome shotgun sequence genome and encodes:
- the LOC7495480 gene encoding syntaxin-112 → MNDLMTRSFLSYVELKKQSQKDLKAELDIESGQLNPTDEPNLSQFFREVNEIKIEMEEITNLLFNLQTLNEESKSTHSAKVLRGVRDRMESDIAAVLRKAKIVKARLESLDRSNISNCKVSELYREGSPVDRTRISVTNGLRVKLREIMNEFQILREKIFSDYKDDLKRRYYTAAGEEPSAEVIEKIISGGGGVQMFEGKGVMDLKSKEKHEAVMDIQRSLKRLHQVFLDMAVLIETQGEKMDDIEENVAKASNFVSGGTNSLYYANQMKKKRKTWCLWVLAVVVIIILVCIISTLAT
- the LOC7495479 gene encoding putative glucose-6-phosphate 1-epimerase, with product MAMVSMSFSLPNLNLRRVNRYSGMAFASVNKETSTTVGVRVTEGEGNLPKVVLTSPHGSEAEIYLFGGCLTSWKVPNGKDLLFVRPDAVFNKKKPISGGVPHCFPQFGPGAIQQHGFARNLDWSVVDSDNADGNPVVTLLLKDGPYSRSMWDFGFQALYKVILNSKSISTELTITNTDNKPFSFTSALHTYFSASVTGASVKGLKGCKTLDKELDPTNPVEGKEERDVVIFPGFVDRVYLDAPSELQLDNGLGDVITIKNTNWSDTVLWNPHLQMEACYKDFVCVENAQIGNVQLEPQQSWTAKQHLSID
- the LOC7480134 gene encoding laccase-11 produces the protein MVSSRGFLSWLIFLFIGILGFIPFPAEAAIKKYQFDIQVKNVSRLCHAKPIVTVNGRFPGPTIYVREGDRVMVNVTNYAQYNMSIHWHGLKQYRNGWADGPAYITQCPIQTGSSYTYDFNVTGQRGTLWWHAHILWLRATVYGAIVIMPKQGTPYPFPQPNMEVPILLGEWWNTDVEEVEKQGTEMGLPPNMSDAHTINGKPGPLFPCSEKHTFAMEIESGKTYLLRIINAALNDELFFGIAGHNMTVVEVDAVYTKPFTTQTILIAPGQTTNVLVLANQVPGRYFMATRAFLDVPLPVDNKTATAIMQYKGIPNTVLPSFPQLPASNDTEFALGYNRKLRSLNTPQFPANVPLKVDRNLFYTVGFGKDSCPTCVNGTRLLASLNNISFVMPQIGLLQAHYFNISGVFKTNFPDKPPTPFNYTGAPLTASLGTVHGTRLSKIAFNSTVELVLQDTNLLTVESHPFHLHGYNFFVVGTGIGNFDPAKDPAKYNLVDPVERNTVGVPTGGWTAIRFRADNPGVWFMHCHLELHTGWGLKTAFVVEEGPGSDQSILPPPKDLPPC